Proteins encoded in a region of the Benincasa hispida cultivar B227 chromosome 2, ASM972705v1, whole genome shotgun sequence genome:
- the LOC120070994 gene encoding uncharacterized protein LOC120070994 isoform X1, with the protein MINGDGTCEGFSEVVSGDLLDSSSPWGIQNVDGSSLASPASSRYSSCGDSEFERYCSANSGMGTPSMRSTITVFNDCTDSEFGYARNFGFSDDSGLENFSLGGSERNSLDTNIVGYRKIELCDELTNEEPSTKYRSSGLNLYGTDELIDSLESNGEVLCWKLESTSDLLCGVDMSNRLEKGEGWKDEKEGFNIEKKASELGTEVDAVLGEVTNEAVHVSCSEGSTVENGMKLGKRFEERLLPCTVEKESDGELDMEDDRFRNEHSESEDSTYNFLSDGNHKDETFLHNNASFLPEHNLANENPLLINSSVAFGSDDWNDFECETHGFSLNSLTEDALQKRKQHNRNSSSLNVNGDPIGNEKTREDGTQMLLDCKEDQASTKFPKKVNNRYGDCIIVPTVERPKEIIQVRDIPVAICQVQSFDELEEIANSTFLTEADSSYGVELDQDAKDIFVVNNQAGDADKTAYNSKCLVSSNITEIGTGAEKFTLKQHMCPVDGNSVERPQILETEDNRGIVNQGLDSQGLGNLKAKVDPLVDILTNRISTLPSDRCEDMSRSTLTPESKGHLLPVELPKLELNDFYDEVVHEMEEILLESSDSPGARFTNRYKLSQSLPSLPLRDGGSTASISGINCSDPNNPEDLKIDGVEVIGARQKRGDVSFSERLVGVKEYTVYKIRVWSGKKQWEVERRYRDFYSLYCRLKSSFADCGWSLPSPWSSVDNRSTKLFGSASPDIIAERSVLIQECLCSILDSRFSSTNPSPLIFFLSSKESNSSSPTSDTVVPQSPAISSASDTQKLSSLGNSISLIVEIRPYKSTKQILELQHYTCAGCYRHFDDQKTLMKGFVQSFGWGKPRLCDYTSQMFCSSCHTNEMAVIPARVLHHWDFTRHPVSQLAKSYLDSIHDQPMLCVSAVNPSLFSKVPALLHVMGLRKKIGDMISYVRCPFRRSINRGLGFRRYLVESNDFFALRDLVDLSKGAFAVLPTILETVSRKILEHIEEKCLVCCDAGVSCGARQACSAPLSLIFPFQETEMERCPSCESLFHKPCFAKLTKCHCGARLRVDETRRLSRKVGNGLGTDDEENGAVYSFLGKSASISPLRSLSGLFAKSNQTTKEHKDTENIILMGSLPSGSL; encoded by the exons ATGATCAACGGAGACGGGACTTGTGAGGGTTTCTCGGAAGTTGTCTCGGGCGACCTGTTGGATTCGTCGTCACCTTGGGGTATCCAGAATGTCGACGGTAGCTCCCTTGCTTCACCGGCTTCTTCGAGGTATTCGTCCTGCGGAGATTCCGAGTTCGAGAGGTATTGCAGCGCGAATTCGGGAATGGGAACGCCAAGTATGCGTAGTACAATAACAGTATTTAACGACTGCACTGATTCTGAATTTGGGTATGCGAGGAACTTTGGGTTCAGTGATGATAGCGGCCTGGAGAACTTCAGTTTGGGTGGGAGTGAGAGGAATTCACTGGATACGAATATAGTAGGCTACAGAAAGATAGAACTGTGTGATGAACTCACTAATGAAGAGCCAAGTACGAAGTATAGGTCTAGTGGGTTGAATTTGTATGGGACGGACGAGCTTATTGATTCACTTGAATCTAATGGCGAAGTTTTGTGTTGGAAGCTTGAGAGCACATCGGATTTATTATGTGGCGTAGATATGAGTAATCGATTGGAGAAGGGCGAGGGCTGGAAAGATGAAAAAGAAGGCTTCAATATAGAGAAAAAAGCCAGTGAATTGGGAACGGAGGTGGATGCTGTTCTTGGAGAAGTAACCAACGAAGCAGTTCATGTGAGCTGTTCAGAAGGAAGTACGGTTGAGAATGGCATGAAATTAGGGAAAAggtttgaagaacgtcttctaCCTTGCACGGTTGAGAAAGAGTCTGACGGTGAATTGGATATGGAAGATGATAGATTCCGGAATGAGCATTCAGAGAGTGAGGATTcaacatataattttttatcTGATGGTAATCATAAGGATGAAACTTTCTTGCATAACAATGCAAGCTTTCTCCCAGAACATAACTTGGCGAATGAAAATCCGTTGCTTATCAATTCTTCTGTAGCTTTTGGTTCCGATGATTGGAATGATTTTGAGTGTGAAACACACGGATTCTCTCTGAATTCCTTGACTGAGGACGCACTCCAAAAAAGGAAACAGCACAATCGGAATTCCTCTTCTCTGAATGTAAATGGTGATCCCATTGGTAATGAAAAGACAAGAGAAGATGGGACACAGATGCTCTTAGACTGCAAAGAGGATCAAGCTAGcacaaaatttccaaaaaaagtTAACAATAGATATGGGGATTGTATCATTGTGCCAACTGTTGAAAGACCAAAGGAAATTATTCAAGTGCGGGACATTCCTGTGGCCATCTGCCAAGTCCAGTCTTTTGACGAGTTGGAGGAAATTGCAAACAGTACTTTTTTAACTGAAGCTGATTCCTCGTATGGTGTTGAGTTAGATCAAGATGCGAAGGATATATTTGTTGTTAATAATCAAGCAGGAGATGCTGATAAAACTGCATATAATAGTAAATGTCTTGTTAGTAGTAATATTACTGAAATTGGTACAGGAGCAGAGAAATTTACGTTGAAGCAGCACATGTGCCCAGTGGATGGTAACTCTGTAGAGCGACCTCAAATTCTAGAAACTGAGGATAACAGAGGAATTGTAAACCAAGGCTTAGATAGCCAAGGACTAGGAAATTTGAAAGCAAAAGTGGACCCTCTTGTTGATATTTTAACTAATCGAATTTCTACTCTTCCTAGCGATCGTTGTGAGGACATGTCGCGTTCCACTTTAACACCTGAATCAAAAGGCCATCTTTTGCCAGTTGAG TTACCAAAACTTGAGCTAAATGATTTCTATGATGAAGTTGTTCATGAAATGGAGGAAATACTGCTTGAATCTTCTGACTCTCCAGGAGCTAGATTTACTAATAGATATAAGTTATCTCAGTCACTACCATCTTTACCATTAAGAGATGGAGGATCAACTGCATCTATTTCAGGCATTAACTGTTCTGATCCAAATAACCCAGAAGACTTAAAAATTGATGGGGTTGAAGTGATAGGGGCAAGACAAAAGAGAGGGGATGTATCATTCAGTGAAAGACTAGTTGGGGTGAAGGAGTACACTGTATACAAAATTAGAGTCTGGAGTGGCAAGAAACAGTGGGAGGTTGAACGTCGCTACCGAGATTTCTATTCTCTATATTGTCGGTTGAAATCATCATTTGCTGATTGTGGCTGGAGTTTACCCTCTCCCTGGTCCTCTGTTGATAATAGATCAACAAAGTTATTTGGGAGTGCATCTCCGGATATTATTGCTGAAAGAAGTGTTTTAATTCAAGAGTGCTTATGTTCTATTCTTGATTCAAGATTTTCATCAACAAATCCAagtccattaattttttttttgtcctctAAAGAATCAAACTCCAGTTCTCCTACATCAGATACTGTAGTACCTCAATCACCGGCCATTTCAAGTGCATCTGACACACAAAAATTGTCCTCTTTGGGGAATTCCATATCCCTAATTGTCGAAATTCGACCATACAAATCTACAAAACAAATACTGGAGCTGCAGCATTACACGTGTGCTGGATGTTACAGACATTTTGATGATCAGAAAACTCTGATGAAAGGCTTTGTACAGAGTTTTGGATGGGGCAAACCACGACTCTGTGATTACACCTCTCAGATGTTTTGTTCTTCATGCCATACAAATGAGATGGCAGTCATACCAGCAAGAGTTTTACATCACTGGGACTTCACTCGCCACCCAGTTTCTCAGTTAGCTAAGTCGTACTTGGATTCCATACATGATCAG CCCATGCTTTGTGTCAGTGCGGTTAATCCTTCTCTCTTCTCAAAGGTCCCAGCTTTGCTTCATGTTATGGGTTTGAGGAAAAAGATAGGAGATATGATTTCATATGTTCGCTGCCCATTTCGTAGGTCAATTAACAGAGGACTTGGATTCCGTAGATATCTTGTTGAAAGCAATGATTTTTTTGCTCTTAGAGATCTTGTTGATCTTTCCAAAGGGGCATTTGCAG TATTACCTACAATCCTGGAGACTGTCTCGAGGAAAATCTTGGAGCACATAGAGGAGAAATGCCTCGTGTGCTGTGACGCTGGTGTTTCATGTGGTGCTCGACAAGCATGTAGTGCCCCATTGTctctcatttttccttttcag GAAACTGAGATGGAGAGATGTCCATCATGTGAATCTCTGTTCCATAAACCTTGTTTTGCAAAGCTCACCAAATGTCATTGTGGGGCACGTCTTAGAGTTGATGAGACCAGAAGGCTCTCAAGGAAGGTAGGCAATGGATTAGGGACAGATGATGAGGAGAATGGAGCTGTGTACTCATTTCTGGGAAAATCAGCTTCCATTTCGCCTTTGAGATCTCTATCAGGTCTGTTTGcaaaatcaaatcaaacaaCAAAAGAACATAAAGACACTGAGAATATCATCTTGATGGGTTCTCTGCCTTCCGGCTCCCTTTGA
- the LOC120070994 gene encoding uncharacterized protein LOC120070994 isoform X2, which yields MINGDGTCEGFSEVVSGDLLDSSSPWGIQNVDGSSLASPASSRYSSCGDSEFERYCSANSGMGTPSMRSTITVFNDCTDSEFGYARNFGFSDDSGLENFSLGGSERNSLDTNIVGYRKIELCDELTNEEPSTKYRSSGLNLYGTDELIDSLESNGEVLCWKLESTSDLLCGVDMSNRLEKGEGWKDEKEGFNIEKKASELGTEVDAVLGEVTNEAVHVSCSEGSTVENGMKLGKRFEERLLPCTVEKESDGELDMEDDRFRNEHSESEDSTYNFLSDGNHKDETFLHNNASFLPEHNLANENPLLINSSVAFGSDDWNDFECETHGFSLNSLTEDALQKRKQHNRNSSSLNVNGDPIGNEKTREDGTQMLLDCKEDQASTKFPKKVNNRYGDCIIVPTVERPKEIIQVRDIPVAICQVQSFDELEEIANSTFLTEADSSYGVELDQDAKDIFVVNNQAGDADKTAYNSKCLVSSNITEIGTGAEKFTLKQHMCPVDGNSVERPQILETEDNRGIVNQGLDSQGLGNLKAKVDPLVDILTNRISTLPSDRCEDMSRSTLTPESKGHLLPVELPKLELNDFYDEVVHEMEEILLESSDSPGARFTNRYKLSQSLPSLPLRDGGSTASISGINCSDPNNPEDLKIDGVEVIGARQKRGDVSFSERLVGVKEYTVYKIRVWSGKKQWEVERRYRDFYSLYCRLKSSFADCGWSLPSPWSSVDNRSTKLFGSASPDIIAERSVLIQECLCSILDSRFSSTNPSPLIFFLSSKESNSSSPTSDTVVPQSPAISSASDTQKLSSLGNSISLIVEIRPYKSTKQILELQHYTCAGCYRHFDDQKTLMKGFVQSFGWGKPRLCDYTSQMFCSSCHTNEMAVIPARVLHHWDFTRHPVSQLAKSYLDSIHDQPMLCVSAVNPSLFSKVN from the exons ATGATCAACGGAGACGGGACTTGTGAGGGTTTCTCGGAAGTTGTCTCGGGCGACCTGTTGGATTCGTCGTCACCTTGGGGTATCCAGAATGTCGACGGTAGCTCCCTTGCTTCACCGGCTTCTTCGAGGTATTCGTCCTGCGGAGATTCCGAGTTCGAGAGGTATTGCAGCGCGAATTCGGGAATGGGAACGCCAAGTATGCGTAGTACAATAACAGTATTTAACGACTGCACTGATTCTGAATTTGGGTATGCGAGGAACTTTGGGTTCAGTGATGATAGCGGCCTGGAGAACTTCAGTTTGGGTGGGAGTGAGAGGAATTCACTGGATACGAATATAGTAGGCTACAGAAAGATAGAACTGTGTGATGAACTCACTAATGAAGAGCCAAGTACGAAGTATAGGTCTAGTGGGTTGAATTTGTATGGGACGGACGAGCTTATTGATTCACTTGAATCTAATGGCGAAGTTTTGTGTTGGAAGCTTGAGAGCACATCGGATTTATTATGTGGCGTAGATATGAGTAATCGATTGGAGAAGGGCGAGGGCTGGAAAGATGAAAAAGAAGGCTTCAATATAGAGAAAAAAGCCAGTGAATTGGGAACGGAGGTGGATGCTGTTCTTGGAGAAGTAACCAACGAAGCAGTTCATGTGAGCTGTTCAGAAGGAAGTACGGTTGAGAATGGCATGAAATTAGGGAAAAggtttgaagaacgtcttctaCCTTGCACGGTTGAGAAAGAGTCTGACGGTGAATTGGATATGGAAGATGATAGATTCCGGAATGAGCATTCAGAGAGTGAGGATTcaacatataattttttatcTGATGGTAATCATAAGGATGAAACTTTCTTGCATAACAATGCAAGCTTTCTCCCAGAACATAACTTGGCGAATGAAAATCCGTTGCTTATCAATTCTTCTGTAGCTTTTGGTTCCGATGATTGGAATGATTTTGAGTGTGAAACACACGGATTCTCTCTGAATTCCTTGACTGAGGACGCACTCCAAAAAAGGAAACAGCACAATCGGAATTCCTCTTCTCTGAATGTAAATGGTGATCCCATTGGTAATGAAAAGACAAGAGAAGATGGGACACAGATGCTCTTAGACTGCAAAGAGGATCAAGCTAGcacaaaatttccaaaaaaagtTAACAATAGATATGGGGATTGTATCATTGTGCCAACTGTTGAAAGACCAAAGGAAATTATTCAAGTGCGGGACATTCCTGTGGCCATCTGCCAAGTCCAGTCTTTTGACGAGTTGGAGGAAATTGCAAACAGTACTTTTTTAACTGAAGCTGATTCCTCGTATGGTGTTGAGTTAGATCAAGATGCGAAGGATATATTTGTTGTTAATAATCAAGCAGGAGATGCTGATAAAACTGCATATAATAGTAAATGTCTTGTTAGTAGTAATATTACTGAAATTGGTACAGGAGCAGAGAAATTTACGTTGAAGCAGCACATGTGCCCAGTGGATGGTAACTCTGTAGAGCGACCTCAAATTCTAGAAACTGAGGATAACAGAGGAATTGTAAACCAAGGCTTAGATAGCCAAGGACTAGGAAATTTGAAAGCAAAAGTGGACCCTCTTGTTGATATTTTAACTAATCGAATTTCTACTCTTCCTAGCGATCGTTGTGAGGACATGTCGCGTTCCACTTTAACACCTGAATCAAAAGGCCATCTTTTGCCAGTTGAG TTACCAAAACTTGAGCTAAATGATTTCTATGATGAAGTTGTTCATGAAATGGAGGAAATACTGCTTGAATCTTCTGACTCTCCAGGAGCTAGATTTACTAATAGATATAAGTTATCTCAGTCACTACCATCTTTACCATTAAGAGATGGAGGATCAACTGCATCTATTTCAGGCATTAACTGTTCTGATCCAAATAACCCAGAAGACTTAAAAATTGATGGGGTTGAAGTGATAGGGGCAAGACAAAAGAGAGGGGATGTATCATTCAGTGAAAGACTAGTTGGGGTGAAGGAGTACACTGTATACAAAATTAGAGTCTGGAGTGGCAAGAAACAGTGGGAGGTTGAACGTCGCTACCGAGATTTCTATTCTCTATATTGTCGGTTGAAATCATCATTTGCTGATTGTGGCTGGAGTTTACCCTCTCCCTGGTCCTCTGTTGATAATAGATCAACAAAGTTATTTGGGAGTGCATCTCCGGATATTATTGCTGAAAGAAGTGTTTTAATTCAAGAGTGCTTATGTTCTATTCTTGATTCAAGATTTTCATCAACAAATCCAagtccattaattttttttttgtcctctAAAGAATCAAACTCCAGTTCTCCTACATCAGATACTGTAGTACCTCAATCACCGGCCATTTCAAGTGCATCTGACACACAAAAATTGTCCTCTTTGGGGAATTCCATATCCCTAATTGTCGAAATTCGACCATACAAATCTACAAAACAAATACTGGAGCTGCAGCATTACACGTGTGCTGGATGTTACAGACATTTTGATGATCAGAAAACTCTGATGAAAGGCTTTGTACAGAGTTTTGGATGGGGCAAACCACGACTCTGTGATTACACCTCTCAGATGTTTTGTTCTTCATGCCATACAAATGAGATGGCAGTCATACCAGCAAGAGTTTTACATCACTGGGACTTCACTCGCCACCCAGTTTCTCAGTTAGCTAAGTCGTACTTGGATTCCATACATGATCAG CCCATGCTTTGTGTCAGTGCGGTTAATCCTTCTCTCTTCTCAAAG GTCAATTAA